Genomic DNA from Eleutherodactylus coqui strain aEleCoq1 chromosome 8, aEleCoq1.hap1, whole genome shotgun sequence:
ttgccgacctggattgcctgacctgtctttgtgtttgtgtgtttacctgtatttgtctgtgtgtctgactcttgccccgcatccctagccaAGCCTAGTGACTACCGCTCAGTTgttgccctagggcctagcctaagGGGGCAAGTACATAGGGACAGGGGCTGCAGGTagcttcagggacttccagttacctgGACCCCAGCACCCTGACAGTTATCTCTTCACTGTACAGGGAATACCATTCTGCATGCTAGGAGTTTTCATCCTATTCATGCAATACAAAACTTACTTTTTGGTGAATTTATTAGGGCTAAGAGGGCTTGTGTCATGCTGTCAAGCTGAGCCATATGAGGTTGCATATATATGTAGGTGACATCTATTTTGCCACTTTCCCTATTTCCACTGTTATAGGAAAAATCTATCGTTTTCCACTAGACACCACTGTCTTCTCCAAATTAATTATAATGAGAAGTAGCATGCATGCAAGGTCACTGAGTCTGACACCATGTTGGTCAAccatcagtactagagatgagcgagcctactaggtaagtcagttgctcgagcgagcctcgctcatctcgagtaactgctttgtgatccgagcaggctaggtgggctgcggggggagcgggagaaagagagagagatctcccgctctgctccagtccccccgccccccgcaggcCACgcaagcctgctcggatcactaagcagttactcgagaagatcgatgctcgctcaagtaactgccttaccaagtaggctcgctcatctctaatcagtacacTTATTAACATCACGATACAAATATACCCAGAGATGAAGCAGTAATACAAATACATGCCCCCAatgtcataacaactcatgattggcttagtatgtaataACTCTActaattaacatatgttaacgcatTAAGGTGTATGTTGCTACTAAACacgtaattcctaagaaagacaACTAAAATAGACTTATCCCTGCCTGGACCAAGAAATCCAAAAGAGGAAGTCCCAGGGCTCTCAGGCAGCTTTTCTCTTGGGAAAGGTGCGAAGAAGTTTATAACAACATCTTGCTTACACATACCAATGCATAATATTGAGCCTGTTAACCACTAAGCTGCCAGCTATATACTAAGAAGGtagatatacaaatatatatatatatatatatatatatatatatatatataattactataacacCACCTAGGGTGAGTCAGCTTTACTCTAGGCTCCTGTGTGGGTacatccttatcgggacgatcgacccacttttaggcagggttccCCTACTGTGCTGTAGTGTCAGATTTCCCCTTTTCACTTATTTTGTTACTGGCTTGGTGATCTCTGTGTATATTTATCCCTATAGCTATGAATCTATTACAATCGTGCAGGTCGCTATtcacacgtcctgcaacagcttGCTCTAGTGAATCCCTGCACAGTCAAGAAAGCACAAAAATTCAAGCTAGACTTGAGCAACGTAGTTATTCCCACCACTTCTTGCTaggactaaggcccaatgtccacaggtagaTTTTATTTGCGGAATCTGCCCGGGCAAccggcaaatcaagccgcccatagggaaacatgggcgcccgcaaataaaataaagcatgcagatttgatttgcggaccttttggtttgaaaaaaaaaaatcgcagcatgctccatttcgctGCGCATCCCACATGCTTGGcatccactgaagtcaatagaagccatccaatcGCGGTAAAGCATGAGATTTAGAAAAACAAtacgtactgcgcatgtccaacagcaagccaagcggaccatctgcagtacagaaagccTGGAAGCACAGAGGTCCGCGTGGCTGCCACCAGGTATGTagggtcctcggccgcgggcagggtcagattctgctgccgTCTCCCGCATGTGGACATGAGGCAATAGTTGATGCTAAATCTCGATCTGCTTACTTATTTGAAATACTCTGAAATAGTATAGCACAAATTCCAAAATTGTTTTTTCTACTTCTTTCTCTCCTCCATATACTGGTATCACCAATATTGTAAAACGCCATCTACTGGGCAGCGTACTGGATTATTGAGATGCGCACTCCTTTTCCTTGGGGTTGAATTCTAGACATGATCTTTTTTCATTTCATTGACAATTTACTTTTATAAGATTGTTTGTATGGATAACTTTGCTTGCAAAGCCTGATATGTATTAGCGATCCACTTCATACGTGTGATATAGGTGTATAACGTCATTGCATGTAGGTGGTGATCAAGAGCTTCACACTTGAAACGTGTTTGTAGTTGTGTTTTATGGGCTGACGCCCCATTGCTTTCGACATGGTTATTTACTAGTTTTATTACTTGGAGCTGGGGACTTCCTTCTGCTTTACCAGCTGCCATAGCTCTACACATCTGCCCAGAGCCGCCACGATTGTGCATATATACATTGCCAGCCACAGCGCCAGGACAGCAGTGCCCGTTATTTTCTACAGAAGTGTTGAAAAAAAACTCATTGCAATCACATGACAAGCAACTGGCAGGTGTAATGAATGACTAACGCAGGTTATCATGGGGACCGCATTAAAAAATGAACCAGGAAGTGCGGAGCAGAGAAAAACGTGCAATAAAAACGCACATGAAAAAAGTAGGAAAATCGCATGGATAATGGTACGTTTTTTCCTGTCCAAAGTCACACTGGCTTGCATGTATACGGCTTTTGGCCTCTGGCGCACTAGCGCCTACAGGGCTCGTGGCATGTCCTACTGTCCATATCACAGACGAGGACTGGGACAGGCAAGTCAATGTGTAGGCCGTCCGGGTCCATGTGATTTCCAATGCGAGTtgtgtcccaactagagatgagcgaacgtactcggtaagggcgatttcgcaatcgagcaccgcgattttcgagtacttcactactcgggtgaagcggggggttgcagaggggagtggggggagagggagagagagagggctcccccctgttccccgctgctaccccccactcccctctgcaacccccccgccccacagcgcacccgagtacttttcacccgagtagtgaagtactcaaaaatcacggtgctcgattgcgaaatcgcccttaccgagtacgttcgctcatctctagtcccaacctaTATGGCACAACTTGCAAACACAGCAAGTGTACACCTGGCCTTACAGCGACTGCTACAGCGCCACCGAAAACCATGTCAGCAGCACAACAGCGCCCCCCAAAACAGTGCGAGTCCCACTGTCGCCAAAACATCACCATAGTGTCAGCATTGGCGTCCCTAAATACTGTCAGCCCCCAAAACTGTGTCTGCCACAGTGCCATCGCAATGTTAGTCaatgtgaccctgcgtacgacggtgaaattgtactgcacatgaccgcgtaCTTGCGCAGGTGGTCGAGCGCAGTACAACCGGCTTcttttttgtgtatatttacCGCGTCGTCACTTCGCAATGATACGTATATTCGCAGGCCGTACGCCATGTCATTGCGGGCATTTACGTGAGACTAGAGAACGCGTGTTTTTCACACCAATACAGTTTTTATTCAGAAACGCCTCACATCGCTTCTGTAAAATTGCGCTCCTCAGGGATGTGTTTCACGCGCGTTGggggattgcaagtgtttcccattgttttaaacataaaacatcgcactcgcgtgcTCATCCCGCGGCGTGCAAGCGCCATCTGATGGCTTTTAAGGTCCTATTAAAAATAATGATTAATGCGTTCCGAGTAAACGCCAAAAGATAGAAAACACAGAGAGTTATCCTCCCAGCATCGCTGCAAGGAAAAACCCCGCTTCTGTCAATAAGtcctttcaaaagaatggagttcgtaTTCGTGCGACTTTcgtgtgtcttgcaacgcacaaaacttacacgagattctcgcccgtgtgaatgagccccaaaggcccttttagacggaacgattatcgtccaaaaaaattgttcaaacgagcgcCAGTGAACGATATTCGTCCGGTCTAAACGCAAGCCGTCAGCAGAACGCAAATCGGTCGCTTTTTGCTAGACTTATGCAGCATGAAAATCATGGCTGGCTCGTTCACGTATCGTTCCGTTTAAACAGCGCACGTCATTGGCGTGTGCTCGATTCGTGTTCGTCATTGGCTCGCAttcagactgaacgattatcgttcgctTTCACTTGTATGAACAATTTTTTGCGCGACAATTGTTCCATCTGAACACGGTGTAATGAGGCTAGCAAAATAGCCACAGCTCCCCTCACAACCAGTAACAGAGCCCCTCGGCCTCCCCTTGTGTCACTTCTCCTAACTGCTCCCCATGCTGCTGCAGGAAACCGCCTCCTTCTAACAACATGTCTCAAGAAAGTCCCTTCTTTATTACTATCCCAAGAGAATACAGCGCGACGCGCCTAAGcgccactaggtggcgctgcggCGTTTCTTGTGGTTCCACTATCACACTGAACTATGTTCTGTCTGTTACGTTTCAATAAAGCTAGAGGGAATTGAAGCTTTCGCCCAAGTGTTCCTGGGATTCGTAGTTCGTCGGCCATATCTGCCGAAGTGATTGAGGTGTGAGTGAAGCAAGTCTAGTGTCCAGGAGCCGGGAAGTGAGGCTggagagagcaggaggagctggagGTAAGTGACCGCAGTGTGTCAGGGCTGCGTGTAGTGTTTACTAGACACATCTGCAGCCAAGTAAACTACATGTCCCAGCATGCCCTCGCTATACGTGCAGTGTATGCTGGGAAGTGGAGCACGTTTTGTGCTGTGTGCTGGGGTTGCTGTATCAGAACACTTCTATGTGGTGTTCTAAAACCTGAGCCTATACAAATCTATAGGGGGATGGATAATATATTAAAATCCCTTCACAAgaggcactttttttttaaatttacttaaaggggttgtccaggacttttattaTTGGTGACCTGTTGTCAGGATCAGTCAGCAGTGGTTGATCGTGGGGGCCTGGCATCTATTAGCTGATCCGCGGTCAGTGCAGCAGGATATCCACATCGGTGGTCAGAGACGGAAGTGTAATGGAAGACATcggccctattgatttcaatgggagtgaagccgtctATATccggccccgctgcactgacagccggcAGGAGCATCATGGGATTCCCAAtggtcaactactgatgaccaatcctgagaataggtcatcaatactaaaggTCCCGGCCTACCCCTTTAATTCTGATGTTTCTAATGAACTTATTAAcgttagggtgtatttacacagacAAGTGCgatataaggctgcattcccacgaacgtatatcggctcggttttcacgccaagccgatatacgtcgtcctcatgtgcgggggggtggaagagccaggagcaggaactgagctcccgccccctctctgcctcctctccgcccctcagcactatttgcaatggggagaggtggaatgggggcggggctaatttgtgaaatttagccccgccctgcctcctttcatacgtttgtgggaatgcagcccaagtcTGAAAAAATCAGATTAATGTGACTTCTCCTAAAGCTGCAATTCTTACAATTGACTGTGAAAAATTCAACCATGTGACTAGATAAAACAGATTTCCATTAGCTCCCtagtaggcctcatgtccacgggcgaatttgaattgcagatgatccgcaattcaagccgcccataggaatacatgggcgtCCActgcttaattaaagcatgcggacttgttttgcggatcttctgatccggaaaaaaaaaaatcgcagcacgctccactTTCTTGtggatcccgcacggacggcttccattgaagtcaatggaagccgtccaatccgtggCCCGTTCGCAATTCAATTTGagatgggccgcggattctgcaggaaagcaggaaattaaaaaaaatctccactgcgcagaggagaaaatgaagacccggatgggtaagtagaagacccgcagtgcccTCTGCCACggtccgggtcggattctgctgcggggtcctatccgcccgtggacatgaggcctcacagtccgcaaaaaacagtaaaaatactCGTCTGAAAGAAGCCTCGGGGTACGTTGACATGGATTTGATAAGCGGTAGATTTTCCGCAGCTAATTCATATCAGAGACTCCGCAGCGGTGGGTTAtggatttcaccccctcattggaATCTGCTCTGCAAACACACAGCGTAAAATCCGCAGTAAGTGGTTACTGCAGAACTTTTGCGCACAATGTGGATCACAGCCTTCAGTCTCGTCCACAGGTGCTTTCcgtgcagcatttctgccccagGGGACCCTTAGTATTCTGATAGAACAAATGGAAaatagcagggagtttttaaagggccagaccTAGTGATTCAGGGGGAACCGCAGAACTCGACGACACTTAGAGGACCTGTCACCCCTGCGGACATGTGTTTTTACAAATTGTTCAACAGTCATGTGACCAATGGTGTCCCGGACGTAACAAGGTGTGGCCTTAGGAAGAAatgaattgtcttttttttttgtttcccccgTCTGTCATCGTGACGTAGAATGAACACACCCGCTGCGGAGGTGAAGCCGGTTGTCGTATCCAAGCAagcagaacaggtcatcaatggaGTTGTGACACAGGTGGTCTGCACCGCGTTCACCAACCACATCCTGGTGCTGGTGACACAGTATGGGAAGATGGGAACGTTGGTCTCGGTTACTCCAAACATGGTGACCGGTGACCTGGCCAAGCCTACGTTGACAACCAAGGTCCTCCTAGGATGTGACGAGGTGAGCAAAagtggaggccaaggaaggggATTTACAAAAATGTCTATAAGGGGAGGTCAGCACttgtatgctgtggctggagAATGGATGGAGTACATATTCGTGAgcgatttgtgcatctcacaacacacaacgATATTCACAGGCGCGTGAAAGCagctttagggctaatgccctcTAATGGATTTTTAGCGCGGTTCCTGCAGCGTAAATCTGCGGCAGCATTCCGCAGCAATTAGATTCTATTGAATCTAACCTGCCAATGCCGACACGAGGAATTTTACCGTGGATCTCtggaaataaatcgcggcatgttctaatatGGTATTAATGAAGATCACGGAAAAACGCACGGTTGCTAGCGGGCGCGTTTTGTTTACCGCGGTGGAAATTTGCAGTGGAATTCCTTGACggctgtgtgcatgagcccttaggaggCAAAAGAAACCACTGCTGTTAGTGTACAACAAAAAAGAACTCATACTCGCCTCTTGTTTTCCCTGGTGTTCCGGTGCTGAAGCTTCAGCGGTCCTCAGGTGGTCTCTGTTTACAAGCCTACCATCCAGGCTGCAGATTCTGCTAGACTCCCCTCTATtgatttatctttgtgtttattGGGATCTGTAGCTCTAGCTTAGGTTTCTGTTACCATCTGaagagctttaggcctcatgcccacggccaggttggattccgactgggaaatatcacagcagagtcagacccggcgccccccagagacactatactcgcctctccggatccgctgcgagtGTCTTGTCCGGTAAGCCGATGCAGAGCGCATGACGcaccggcgctgggctgtgacgcagATTCTCGCGATACTTCCGGAGTGCTCATACTGTGGAAGTATCGAgggacggacggctttcattgactgcagtggaagtTGTCCATGcatttttccgcacagaatagaacatgctgcgatttttcccagttgatcgcagttgatttccgctcgtgggcaggggagaatcatttaccacagcatgtctatggacagacattgctgcggaactCGTGGTGGCTGTCTGACCGCAATTTCCGCAGGGAtgatccatccgtgggcattcggccttagaTAGGTGCAGTGTTTATTAGGGGTTTAGCTTATAGATATTGATCTCTTTAGGACTACTATGATTTTCCTAGGGAGTCCATTATCAGACCAGCAGTTTGCTGTGTTTATCTAATATAGACTAGTATTAGGAGAGTCTAACATCTAAGAGCTCCTTAGTTAGGTCTTGTTATTACATGGGTCAGCGGTATATAGTTTTCACTATCTATTTGGTGACTATGTATCTGCCTGGCCTATGTTGTACAACTTACAGCTGTCATTATATCCATCTGATGACTGGTTCCTGATGAAGCCGAGTAATCAGCAGAAACGCGTTAAACCCAAAGAAATCTAAAGTTTAGGAATCCAACGGCTAGCGGCATAAATTAGTTACTGGCAGTTATTTTTGCTAAatagaaacaaataaaaatacTAGTGTGCTGGATTATTACTATAGATCAATATAGTATCATCAGATGTGCTCTGATAGGACCTTTCACTATCCGGGATAAGAATCCCTTTTTTCCATCTGCGCTCCCCTTAGATCTATGTGCAAATCCCCATCAGTCCAATATCAGTCATATAGCTTGAAGCAGTGTGTGATGTTACACCCAACACTTCATTCCCCTGGGGTACGCTGGTTGCAGTGGGTTGCTATTCCTCAATTATTTGACGCATTAGCACATAGCAGGCTATAAATATTGGAGCCTTCGCTGTGTGCTTTTTGGTCATATGAGGACTTGTACCCTTCTCATCTAACCCTATTTGATTacagggggggggaaagggggagtATTGTTGTTCCCAAACCAGGTTCTAGTAAAGGATCAGTGGGTCCTTATGATTTGGTATATCAGTTTTTGCCTTCTCCCACTGAGAGGACCATACTCAGGCTGGTGGCAGTACACTTGGGTGGACTGGTGCTTTCTGTATATACAGTCCAGAAATACATTTTAATGTAGATTAATAAGGCTAAGTTTTAGAATCAATTCGGTGAAAGCCGTTTACAAGGGACCAGTGATGACATTTTGTATTGCCTGTGATCGCTACGGCCAGTCGGAGGCCACAGCGGTAACATGCGGCAATGCTGCCATCATGGCTGAGCGCCAATGCAAGAGGCATATCTAGTGGCTTAGCAGCCAGCCATGTGCTGGTTGTTTACAATCAAAGACTGGGAGGACCGGCGATAGCTCACGTAGGATTGGCTAGgatggatacaattgtagcataAACTATGTGCTTGAATTTGGGCATGCATTTATAGGGAACCTGTCCCATTGTAAACATGGGGCTGCACAGTCCAGGGGGTGTTTTTTGTTTAATACTTATGGGTTCCTTTACACTCTGCTCATGTATCGGACTGTTCTGTGCAGTTACTGCAGCCGcatacccatagagaacagtgtatATGCATGCACCGAGCGCCAGTTTGCAGGACGGACACAGAGGGAATGGGGATGCCAATAAGTATATCCCATTATTTGAATCCATAAACTTGCATTATTGTGTTCATACAATGTAACGAGTTCCCTTTAATCCGGGACTTCTCTCCAGCACTTATGAATCCGTAGACGGCACTTCACCGCGCACACATTTGTGTCCTTGTACCTGTCGCTACGTGGTCGGTTCACAGCTGACTGTCCATCCGAGTTCACAATGCTTACTCGATATTACTATAGATATGGATGAAGCAGAACAAATATTTTGGACTGATCATGACTTCTCTGTTCCCACAGCCCATCATTCATGTCTGTGCAAAGAACCTGGTGAGCTTTGTGTCCCAGGAATCCAAGAACAAGCCGGTGCTCTTGGCTCTGGCATTAAAGGACAAGAATGTGGACTCTCTCAAGACGGTGAAAGAAGTGATAAAGAGTTGCCAGGTCTGGTGAAGAGTCCTGGAGGATGGAGCTGGATGGACATGTTTAGTACAGACTGTATATTGAGAGTGGTGTGCACTGATCATTTTATATCACATATATCGTATACTGAGAGATTAGGGGGGGATCAATCTTTGTCTTTACGGAATATTCTACATTAAACGTTGAACATGGTTATCTCACACTTAATTTGAATTTCTTACTCCTGATTACAACTGCCTCCCTGAAAATAATGTAAGGACAgataatatgtagagatgagcgagtatactcgctaaggcacattactcgagtgagtagtgccttagccgagtatctccccgctcgtctctaaagattcgggggacggcgccggtgacaggtgagttgcaggggggagagagggagagagagatctcccctccgttcctccccgctctcccccgccggcccccgatatttagagacgagcggggagatactctgctaaggcactactcactcgagtaatgtgccttagcgagtatactcgctcatctctaataatattgcCTCCTTTGAAGTGATGTCGGCCTATCCagtacccccacccccacatcCCCTATCTTTCCCTATAAATGATGTAATACATATTTCTTCCCTTTACTACGTTGGACGTACATGCGGTTAGTATGGAGTAGGCCTGGGAGCTGAGGCCACTCCATACATGGCTGGTCTGGGCTGTCCttgacagcttaaaggggttgtcccgcgccgaaacgttttttttttttttccaacagcccccccgttcggcgcgagacaaacccgatgcagggacttaaaaaaaaaaacgcacagcgcttacctgaatccccgcgctccggtgacttcttacttacctggtgaagatggccgccgggatcttctctctcggtggaccgcaggtcttctgtgcggtccattgccgattccagcctcctgattggctggaatcggcacgtgacggggcggagctacacggagccgctctccggcacgagcggccccattcagaaaagaagaagaccggactgcgcaagcgcgtctaatctggcgattagacgctgaaaattagatggcaccatggagacgaggacgctagcaacggaacaggtaagtgaataacttctgtatggctcataattaatgcacgatgtacattacaaagtgcattaatatggccatacagaagtgtata
This window encodes:
- the PSMG3 gene encoding proteasome assembly chaperone 3, which encodes MNTPAAEVKPVVVSKQAEQVINGVVTQVVCTAFTNHILVLVTQYGKMGTLVSVTPNMVTGDLAKPTLTTKVLLGCDEPIIHVCAKNLVSFVSQESKNKPVLLALALKDKNVDSLKTVKEVIKSCQVW